The genomic stretch CTATCAGTACAACAACCTCATGGTCATGACCGCCGGCTATCTGGTCGGGACGATCGCCGGCTCGTCCTGGGAAGCGTTCGCCCAAGCCCGCATTCTCGACCTCCTCGGCATGACCGAGACGGACTTCTCGACCGATGTTTCGCAAAAAGCGGCTGACTTCTCCAAGTCGTACACCCTGGTCAAAGACAAGGTGGACGAATTCCCGTTCTATAGCGCCGACGCCCTGGGCCCGGCGGGATCGATCAATTCGAGCGTCCTTGATATGACCCGCTGGATGCTCGCCAACCTGAACAAGGGCAAGTACGGCGAGGCGCTGGATAAGACTCTGATCTCGGAGAAGCAATTGGCCCAGATCCAAGCCCCTCAGACAGTCGTGCCCGATGCGCCCCGCTATGCCGAGCTTTTCTATGCCTCCTACGGCATGGGCTGGCGCGTCAGCTCCTATCGCGGGCATCTCTTGGTCAGCCACGGCGGGGCGATCATGGGCTTTTCGGCGATGGTCGGCCTCCTGCCGCAGGACGGAATTGGGGTCGTTCTGCTCAACAATCTCGAAGACACCGCCCTGAACGGCCCCTTGGCCTACAATATTCTTGACCGTCTGCTCGGGTTGGAGCCGGTGGACTGGATGCAGCGGGTGCGCGACGAGGCGGCCAAGTCCGCGGCCGACGCCGAACAGGCCAAGCGCGAGCCCGACAAGGACCGCAAGCTCGGGACCTCGCCGTCCCACGCCCTGGCCGAATACGCCGGCGCATACGAGCATCCCGCCTATGGGACGATCTCGGTTTCCCTGGCCGACGGAGCCCTCAAGGCCGACTTCCACCAGCGGACGTTCGTCCTGGAGCATTATCACTACGACGTCTTCCGGATGAAGAACGACTGGATGGGAGCCGAGTACAAGATCGCGTTCAGCCTGGACCGGAAGGGGGACATCGAAGCGATGGAGATCCCCTTCGAGCCGAGCGTCAAAGATATCGTTTTCAAACGGAGCCGACGCCCATGAAATCAGTCCCCATCGTCCTGACCGGATACGGCAACGTCGGCAAGGCTTTCGTCCGCCTCCTGGCCGACAAACGGATGGAATGCGCCCGACGTTACGGCCTGGATCTGGACTTGAAGGCCGTCCTCCGCAGCACGGGCGGCTGGCTGGCGGAAAGTCGCGACGACGCGGAGGCTCTGACGGCCGCGGGGGACGCTCCGCTGGAGTCTCATCCCGGGTGGATCCCCGGTCTGAAGCTGGACGAGGTTTTGAAGCGGCTGTCTCGCGGCGTCCTGGCCGAAGCCACTCCCTCGGATTGGCGGACCGGCGCTCCCCAGCTGGCGTTCCTCCATCGAGCCCTGGACGCCGGCTGGAATGTCGCCGCCGCGAGCAAAGGGGCGCTGGTCGTCGATTTCCGAAACCTGACCGAGAAAGCCGCGGCTCGCGGCTTGGCCCTCAAATACAGCGGCGCGACTGCGGCCGCCCTGCCGACGCTCGATATAGCCACGATCTCGCTGGCCGGGGCCGAGATCCAGCGGATCGACGGC from Candidatus Aminicenantes bacterium encodes the following:
- a CDS encoding serine hydrolase yields the protein MSPSRLVPRTIPIRSAVLLFGFSLILVSSLVLPAAQSTSPAVPKALKGFDALAVRAMAELKVPGLAVAAVQGGRLVYAQGFGFRDLAGRLPVTPHTIFGIGSCSKAFTATTMGILADEGKLDWDKPVRVYLPDFVLSDPVASERLTPRDLITHRTGLPRHDHVWIRSPFTRREMFERLRFLDFSRDIRQVYQYNNLMVMTAGYLVGTIAGSSWEAFAQARILDLLGMTETDFSTDVSQKAADFSKSYTLVKDKVDEFPFYSADALGPAGSINSSVLDMTRWMLANLNKGKYGEALDKTLISEKQLAQIQAPQTVVPDAPRYAELFYASYGMGWRVSSYRGHLLVSHGGAIMGFSAMVGLLPQDGIGVVLLNNLEDTALNGPLAYNILDRLLGLEPVDWMQRVRDEAAKSAADAEQAKREPDKDRKLGTSPSHALAEYAGAYEHPAYGTISVSLADGALKADFHQRTFVLEHYHYDVFRMKNDWMGAEYKIAFSLDRKGDIEAMEIPFEPSVKDIVFKRSRRP
- a CDS encoding homoserine dehydrogenase, whose amino-acid sequence is MKSVPIVLTGYGNVGKAFVRLLADKRMECARRYGLDLDLKAVLRSTGGWLAESRDDAEALTAAGDAPLESHPGWIPGLKLDEVLKRLSRGVLAEATPSDWRTGAPQLAFLHRALDAGWNVAAASKGALVVDFRNLTEKAAARGLALKYSGATAAALPTLDIATISLAGAEIQRIDGILTGTTNYILSRLEAGGTFASALAAAQAQGIAEPDPSMDIDGWDTACKLLLIANASAGTSLTLADIKVEGIRGVSAEMLAAARSEGKAVKLLGRLTIKDGRAAAEVRPIAVEPSHPLHGLTGTAKGIAFLTDSMGTIVVTGGKSDPRGTAAAMLKDIINTYR